The sequence below is a genomic window from Desulfovibrio sp. JC022.
GGCACAGGAAGCCGTCGGTTTAGCGTTCGATAAACATAACGAAATTCTGGTCACCCCTGAAATGCGCAGCAGAATAGAAAATTTACGAAAGAAGATAGTCCTCGGGGAAATTGTAGTGGACGAGTACACTGAAAATCCGACCTGTCCGAGTTATGATAAGTAAATACGTTACAAGACTGCATAGTATCACCTTTTTTTTGCTGAAGGTCATGCTGCTCGGGCTTATTGTCCCGCTGGCGGCTGGTCTGATTATTTCTTTTGAGTTGGAAAAAAAAGAGATGAAGGCTCGACTTAACGATTTTAACCAGAGATCTCTGGATACCCTGATTGATAGTGCTGAAGATGCAATGGTTTCTTTCTCCCCGGAGGGAGCACGCAATATAGCTAGTTTTCTTTTGCAGGATGAGCGAATTGTAAAAATTGAAATTTTTTCGTCAATCTATGATTTGTACCTATTGCGTGTTTCCAAGGTGACTCCTGAACATCGGTTCAAAACTCAGGAATTAAAAAAGTATGTAGTCAAAAACGGCGAAGAACTTGGTTATGTACTGGTTGCGGTGGATAAAGACTGGGTGACTCCGCGAATAGAGAAGGAACGCAATCATATTATAGTCATGTTTGTGACCATGTTTGTGGGCGGATTACTGCTGATTATTCCGGCTATTTATTTCAAGGTCCTCAGACCCCTGAACAGATTGATGCGGCAGGTGGAAGTCCTTTCCAAGGGTGAACTGGGAATTCCTTACCGCTGGCAGGGGCATAATGAATTTTCCATGCTGGGTAAAACCCTTGATGATATGCGTACCAAGCTGGACAAGACTTTCAGCCTCATGCGGGAGATGGCTATTACCGATGAACTCACCGGGCTGCCCAACCGGCGTGGTTTTTACGGTGAGGTGGAAAAGTTGCTCTGGCTTAGCGGTCGCTACAAACACCCGTTGGTTCTCGCTATTTTTGATATCGACTACTTTAAATCCATCAATGATAATTTCGGTCACCCGGTGGGTGATGAAGTTTTGAAAAAATTTTCTGAAATCATTTCAGGGCGAATCCGCAAGACCGATCTTTTGGCTCGTATCGGCGGAGAGGAGTTTGTTCTGGTCATGCCTGAGACCCCGTCCGAGGATGCTCTTCGTTTGCTGGACAGGCTAAGGAAGGCCGTAGCAGAACATGAATTCCCCCATGGTGAGAAAGTTACCGTAAGCGTCGGATTTACCGGGTTTTATGGCTCGGAAAAGCTTGAGGGACTCATGGATATTGCAGATAAGGCCCTTTATAAGGCTAAGGCTGATGGAAGGGATAGAGTCGTTCTTGGTCCGGTTGAATAAAATTTTT
It includes:
- a CDS encoding sensor domain-containing diguanylate cyclase gives rise to the protein MISKYVTRLHSITFFLLKVMLLGLIVPLAAGLIISFELEKKEMKARLNDFNQRSLDTLIDSAEDAMVSFSPEGARNIASFLLQDERIVKIEIFSSIYDLYLLRVSKVTPEHRFKTQELKKYVVKNGEELGYVLVAVDKDWVTPRIEKERNHIIVMFVTMFVGGLLLIIPAIYFKVLRPLNRLMRQVEVLSKGELGIPYRWQGHNEFSMLGKTLDDMRTKLDKTFSLMREMAITDELTGLPNRRGFYGEVEKLLWLSGRYKHPLVLAIFDIDYFKSINDNFGHPVGDEVLKKFSEIISGRIRKTDLLARIGGEEFVLVMPETPSEDALRLLDRLRKAVAEHEFPHGEKVTVSVGFTGFYGSEKLEGLMDIADKALYKAKADGRDRVVLGPVE